TGTCGTAGCCGTACGGCACACCGACCGCGGAGGGCCGGAAGCCGGCGTCGACGGCCATGCCGGGCGCGATGGCGGCGGTGGCCAGCTCGGGACGGCCGGCCAGCGGACCGGTGGTCGCCGAGATCAGCGCCGCCCGCCGCCACCGGCTGCCGTCCACCCGGGCGCCGGTCAGGTCGGTGCCGATCAGCCGGGCGCGCCGCAGGTCGGCGCCGCGCAGGTCGGCGCCGGTGAGATCGGCGCCGTCGAGCCGGGCGCCGGTCAGCCGGGCGCCGCGCAGGACGGCGCCGGAGAGGTTGGCGCCGATCAGCCGGGCGTCGGTGAGGTCGGCGCGGGTCAGGTCGACGCCGGAGAAGTCGCGGTGGGACAGGTCCTCCCCGGCGAGGGCCGCGCCGCGCAGGTCGGTGTGGGCGGGCACGCGCAGCCGGCTGAGGATCTTCACGGCGTTGGCGTGGGCGGCGTCCGGCGCGGCGTCGCCGGACGGGCCGGACAGCTCCCGTTCGGCCCAGGCCTGGCAGATCCGGTGGTCGGCGAGGTCGCACAGGAACTCGACGGCGAGCTGGCTGAGCTGGCGGCGCTCCAGCAGGGCGCTGTCGCCGCGGGTGATCCGGCGGGCGCACTCCCGGGCGACCAGCCACTCCACCACCGAGCCGTGGATGAACCGGAACACCCCGTCGTCGCTGCGCACCAGCAGGCTGCCGGAGCCGATGGCGTGCGCGGTCTGCGGCACCGACAGCCGGGCGTCCGCGAGCCCGGTCAGGGTCTCGGCGACGTCGGTCAGCTCGTCCAGGCGCAGCGAGTCCTGTCCGCTCTCCCACAGCCGCAGGGCGAGCGCGGTGACCGCGTCCCACAGCTGGTCCACGGAGAGTCCGGGCGCCCGGCCGGGGCTGCCGCCGCCCCGCTGCGCCTCGAAGCCGAGCCAGGCGCCGAGCACCTCCTCGTACAGCCCGGCGGGGCTGAGGGCGCGCCCGGCGCCGGCGACCGCGCGCAGCCGGTCGTCGTCGAGGTCGGCGACGAAGCCGAGCAGCCGGGGGTTGCGGCACAGGGCGAGCAGGTCGGGGATGGCGTCGAGCAGCCGCAGCCGGTGGTCGGCGGCGCGTTCGTCGCCGTCGTAGCGGTTGACCAGGTAGGCGCGGATCTGCTGCGGGGTGAACTCCCGTACGGCCAGCACCCGGCGGTGCGGGAGCAGGCCGACGCGTTCGCCGAGCGCGGTGAGCACCTGGCCCTGGGAGCGGAAGTGCTGGGTGCGGCTGGAGACCACGATCTTGGCGCTGTCCACGGCGGAGTCCAGCAGCACCTGGAGGCGTTCGGCGGCGCGGTCGTACGTCACCTGGTTGACGAGTTCGTCGAAGCCGTCGAAGAGCAGCACGATCCGGCCCTGCTGCAGCATGTACCGGAAGGCCCGCAGGTCGATGTTGTCGACGCCGTGCGCGGCGAGGTGCGCGGCGACCAGGCCCTCGAAGGAGTAGGCTCGGTCCAGGGCGTGCAGTTCGATCAGCAGCGGCACGAGGTGCGGCAGTTCGGCCGGGATACGGCGGGCCAGCTCGCGCAGCGCGAAGGTCTTGCCGTGCCCGAAGTCGCCGAGCAGCAGCAGGAAGCGCCCCTGGTCGGAGTCGAGCAGGCGCAGCATCTCGTCCACGAGCCCGTCGCGGTCCTCGGCGTCGAGGCGCTCCACCTCCCGGTAGCGCTGCGGCAGGTACATGCCCGGGGGATAGCGGGGGTCGGTGCGCAGCCGCTCGGTCTGCGCGGCGACGTAGCCGCGCAGGTCGAGCAGCCCCTGGAACTCGGTGAAGCTGCGCACCCGCACGCCCAGGCGGCGGGCCGCGTCGCGCAGCTCGCGGGCGGGCGGCGGGCCGTCGTGGACGAGTTCGGCCTCCGCCTGGGCGTCGGCGGCGTGCACGAGCGCCGCGAACCGGTCGACGTCCTGCGCGGCCGGGGTGCCGATGTGGACGGCCACCCGCTGCTGCCGTACGAAGCCCGACTGGCTCCAGGTGACGAGGAGTTGCGGCACCGGGCCGTCCACCCGGCGGATCTGGGCGCCCTCGTGCCGGGTGCGGCAGACCTCGGCGACCCGGGCGAGCAGGATCTCGGCGGGGGTCTGCACGGCGCGCGGCTCGGGCTCGGGCGCGGGCGTGCCGGCGCGGTCGTCGGCGGGCGCCGTCCCGGGCCCGAAGGCCCGGTCGGCCCGCCGCCACCGGACCGGCCGCCGCTGCGGCTCCCCCGGCCCCTGCCAGACGGCCAGCCCGTCCCGCCCGATCCGCACCAGCTGGTGCCCGCCGGGCCGCCCGGCGCCGATCAGCGGCACCTCGCCGGAGCCGGTGGCCAGGGCGGCCGGGGTGCCGGGGCCGGACGGGCCGTGCAGCAGCAGGTGCAGCCGGGGCGCGGTGAGCCGGGCCAGCACCTCGGTGTCGCGCAGCGGCCCGGCGCCGTCGACCGCGGCCGTCCCGGGGCGCCGTACGCCGGGGGCGGCCGTGCGGGCGGCGCCGGGCGAGTGCCGTACGACCCCGATCCTCAGCCACCCCTCGGTCTCGTGGGGCCGCAGCGCCTGCGCGAACCAGGCCGCCTGCTCGCGTCCGATCAGCCCGTACTGGTCGTCGGGCCGGTGGCTGTACGCCATGGACGAGTTCAGGCCCGCGACGACGGTGTGCAGCTCCGGCACGGGGAACAGGCTCCACGGCTGGTCGCTGTCGAAGACGAGGTCGAGCCCCTGGTACAGCTCCCGGAACAGCCCGGCGAAGTGCCGCCACTTGGGCCAGTACGGCGGCCGGGGCGGCATCTCGTCGGCCTCGCAGGTGCTGAAGTAGGCCCGGCAGGCGGCCTGGTTGACGTCCTGGCCGCCGGGGACCAGGACGACCCGGTGCGGTTCGAGCCCGAGCAGGGCCCGCAGCCCGGTGAGGAAGGCGAGGGCCTGCTCGAACTCGCGCCGGCTGCCGGAGGCGGTGAGGTCTCCGGTGACGACGAGCAGGTCGGGCGCGGGCGCCCCGGCGTCGGCCAGCTCGACCAGGTCGCCCCAGATCGCGGCCTGCAACTCGGCGGGGTCCTGGCCCCGGCCGAAGGCGGGTCCGGCGAGCTGGAGCACGGTGACCGCGTCCCGTTCCCCGTCCGTTCCGGACACCCGCGGATACGCCGGCGCCGCCGCGGGTCTGCGCCGCCCGGCCCACCCGGTGCCGCCGAGCGGCCGTCCGGGGCCCGGCGGGGGCGGGGCCGGGGCCGGCGGCTGCCCGTTCGCGCCGCCGGGGTAGCCGGGCGGCAGACTGGGCCGGGCCCGCCCGTCGAGGGCCTGCCGGACCCGGGCGAGCAGCAGGTCCCGGGCCGCCACCGGATCGGTGACCGGCACCAGGTCCACGTAGGTGATGGTGGCGAGCAGGCCCTCCACCGGGATGTCCTCGACCCGCACGGTGATCAGCCGCCGCTCCGGCGCGTCCGGATCGGCGCGCAGGGCGGCCTGCCACTCCATCCGCCCGTACCGGGACCGCTCGTAGTTCCTGGACAGTACGGCGATGACGGCGGCGGACTCGCTCACGCCCCGGTCCATGAAGTCCACGAAGTTCGTGCCCGGCACGAAGTCCCAGGCCTGCAGCACCGTCCGGTACCCGGCCTCCTCCAGCGTCCAGGCGATCCAGGACGC
This genomic interval from Streptomyces sp. NBC_00557 contains the following:
- a CDS encoding TIR domain-containing protein, producing MVARQIAPGDTGPLDFFISYSPADERWASWIAWTLEEAGYRTVLQAWDFVPGTNFVDFMDRGVSESAAVIAVLSRNYERSRYGRMEWQAALRADPDAPERRLITVRVEDIPVEGLLATITYVDLVPVTDPVAARDLLLARVRQALDGRARPSLPPGYPGGANGQPPAPAPPPPGPGRPLGGTGWAGRRRPAAAPAYPRVSGTDGERDAVTVLQLAGPAFGRGQDPAELQAAIWGDLVELADAGAPAPDLLVVTGDLTASGSRREFEQALAFLTGLRALLGLEPHRVVLVPGGQDVNQAACRAYFSTCEADEMPPRPPYWPKWRHFAGLFRELYQGLDLVFDSDQPWSLFPVPELHTVVAGLNSSMAYSHRPDDQYGLIGREQAAWFAQALRPHETEGWLRIGVVRHSPGAARTAAPGVRRPGTAAVDGAGPLRDTEVLARLTAPRLHLLLHGPSGPGTPAALATGSGEVPLIGAGRPGGHQLVRIGRDGLAVWQGPGEPQRRPVRWRRADRAFGPGTAPADDRAGTPAPEPEPRAVQTPAEILLARVAEVCRTRHEGAQIRRVDGPVPQLLVTWSQSGFVRQQRVAVHIGTPAAQDVDRFAALVHAADAQAEAELVHDGPPPARELRDAARRLGVRVRSFTEFQGLLDLRGYVAAQTERLRTDPRYPPGMYLPQRYREVERLDAEDRDGLVDEMLRLLDSDQGRFLLLLGDFGHGKTFALRELARRIPAELPHLVPLLIELHALDRAYSFEGLVAAHLAAHGVDNIDLRAFRYMLQQGRIVLLFDGFDELVNQVTYDRAAERLQVLLDSAVDSAKIVVSSRTQHFRSQGQVLTALGERVGLLPHRRVLAVREFTPQQIRAYLVNRYDGDERAADHRLRLLDAIPDLLALCRNPRLLGFVADLDDDRLRAVAGAGRALSPAGLYEEVLGAWLGFEAQRGGGSPGRAPGLSVDQLWDAVTALALRLWESGQDSLRLDELTDVAETLTGLADARLSVPQTAHAIGSGSLLVRSDDGVFRFIHGSVVEWLVARECARRITRGDSALLERRQLSQLAVEFLCDLADHRICQAWAERELSGPSGDAAPDAAHANAVKILSRLRVPAHTDLRGAALAGEDLSHRDFSGVDLTRADLTDARLIGANLSGAVLRGARLTGARLDGADLTGADLRGADLRRARLIGTDLTGARVDGSRWRRAALISATTGPLAGRPELATAAIAPGMAVDAGFRPSAVGVPYGYDMRTSRLPEPISYSPDGELLAVGSEDGGVLVCEAATGTPLRTLQGHTGRVYAVKFRGRVLATGSSDGTVRLWDPVSGRCLHRLEIHGSGVWPLVLDAEGSLMATGDADGVVTVWDTASGTALHRLPGHAAPVYTVAFAPGNAALVTGDSSAAVRLWDLGTGRTAGELPGHQGAVFRARFGPDGALLATADRGDGRQGGAVRLWDPATGRLLHEFTGHSGRVYTLDFHPGGTLLVSGDTEGEVRLWDLAGGRGAGLLGGCRGAVYQVLFDPDGTLLAAGDSAGVVRLWRIDPAADPVAAPLNRQPAEHRGSVWVCKFRPHGDTPAQGAGALLVTGGNDGVVRLWEPATGQGRRILRGHGRRIGTLSFSADGSMLAAGGNDGVVRVWHAASGRRLRELTGHSDRLVSAAFGPAGPLLATASSDGDIYLWNAATGEYQRALDVETDHVWAEAFSADGELLATANDDDTVRLWYRTTGAHVATITEHFGRVRAIAFRADGAVLATGCDDRKVRIWDVAESRITDVLDGHTDRVYAVGFAPDGSWLASASWDGTAVVWKDGETVHRLTGHTGKLWTAAVHPSRPLLATAGDDRTVRLWNAVTGEQTAVLTGHTGRILAVAFSPDGSLLAGGGEDGTVRVWNVPADAPATLRVTLVGMPGGWAALSPSGGYKYEGDVTGEFWHAVGMCRFEPGELDGRLPGVWQVPPDEPLG